The window AGACAAGCAAGCCAAATTTTATTTCCGCGGTTTATTTGCGGAAAAAAACAGCAAATAAGTCAAACGGCTTGCCACTTTGTCATGCTTTCAGCGAGTCCCTTATTTTTAAACAGCATATATGCTGAATGTGATTAACCTTCAGCTTTGACAGCGTCAGCAATACGATTTGCCATGGCTAAAACTTCAGCTTCATTTTCGCCTTCCACCATAACACGAATCAGTGGTTCAGTTCCTGATTTTCTCAGTAACACACGGCCTTTACCTGCCAATTCCTTCTCCACTTGCTCATTTGCCGCCAATACCGCTTCACTTTGCAGTGGATCATGGGAACCAGAAAAACGCACGTTGACCAAGACTTGAGGAAGTAATTTCATTCCACTACAGAGATCATGCAGGCTCATTTGGTTACGTACCATCGCACTCAATACTTGCAAACCAGCAACAATGCCATCTCCTGTTGTCGTCTTATCTAATAAGATAATATGACCTGAGTTTTCAGCTCCCATACGCCAGCCTTTTTCTTGAAGCTTCTCAAGGACATAACGGTCGCCTACTTTTGCACGTTCAAACGGAATACCGAGCTGTTTCAGCGCAATCTCTAGCCCCATATTACTCATTAGTGTGCCAACAACGCCACCTTTTAGCTGACCTTGACGTAAGGCTTCACGTGCGATGATATACAGGATTTGGTCACCATCGACTTTGTTACCTTCATGGTCAACCATAATTAAACGGTCACCATCACCATCAAACGCCAAGCCAACATCCGCTTTTTCTGCTAAAACACGCTCTTGCAGCATGCGTACGTCGGTAGCACCGCATTTTTCATTAATGTTAATGCCATTAGGCTCGCAGCCAATTGCGATCACTTCCGCGCCTAATTCACGAAAAACATTCGGTGCAATGTGATAAGTGGCACCATTCGCGCAATCAATAACCACTTTTAAGCTAGATAGACTTTGCTCACTTGGGAAGGTGCCCTTACAAAATTCAATGTAACGCCCTGCCGCATCAACGATACGATTTGCACGACCTAATTCAGCTGACTCGACACAAGTGATCGGCTTTTCCATTTCTGCTTCTATCGCTTCTTCGACTTCATCAGGTAATTTTGTACCATCAATAGAGAAGAATTTAATGCCATTGTCATCATATGGGTTATGAGAAGCGGAGATAACGATACCTGCTTCAGCACGGAAAGTTCGAGTAAGGTAAGCAACCGCAGGGGTTGGCATTGGACCTGTGAATGAAGCAGATAATCCTGCCGCCGCCAAGCCAGCCTCTAAAGATGACTCCAACATATAACCAGAGATACGCGTATCTTTACCAATAATAATTTTCCGTGAACCATGGCGCGCAAGGACTTTTCCTGCTGCCCAACCTAATTTTAAGACAAAATCAGGCGTGATTGGGCTATCACCCACTTTGCCACGAATACCATCGGTACCAAAAAATTTACGGTTACTCATACGCTAACTTTTCCTTTTCTGACAGAGTCATCTGAACGATCTGCATTGCTTGAACGGTTTCTTTGACATCATGCACACGAATAATTTGTGCACCTTTCATTGCGGCAATTGTCGCGCAAGCAACACTTCCCACAAGCCGTTCTTGTGGTGGAACACTCAATAAGTTTCCAATCATAGATTTACGAGACATGCCTGCCAATAGCGGTAGTCCGAAATCATGAAACTGATCCAAATTTGCCAATAGCTGGTAATTATGCTGCAAATTTTTGCCAAAACCAAAACCTGGATCGAGTATTATCTGTTGCCTATCAATTCCTGCCGCGACACAGCGCTCAATTTCAGTATTAAAATATTCTTTAACTTCTCTTACCACATTTTCATAATTAGGCGCGTCCTGCATGGTTCGTGGTTGACCTTGCATATGCATAATACACACAGGTAAACCACTTTGAGCCGCAACTTCGAGGCTACCCTCTTCATGTAATGAGCGGATATCATTGATTAAGTGCATGCCTGCTTTTGCCGCCTCTGACATGACTTCTGCTTTTGAGGTATCAACAGAAATCCAGACATCAAATCGTTTTGCGATTGCTTCAACAATAGGAATGACTCTATCGAGTTCTTCGTTAATCGAAACATCGGCAGCACCGGGACGGGTCGATTCACCGCCGATATCGATAATCGATGCCCCTTCATTAACCATTTTAGCGGCATGCTCGAGTGCATCATGATAACGATTATGAGTGCCACCGTCTGAAAATGAGTCAGGAGTAACATTCAAAATCCCCATCACCTTGGGAGCCGACAAATCAAGTTCACAACCTTTCGCTCTGATTTTCATTCGTTATCTCACCTTAACGTAAAAAACCCCAGAGACCTGGGGTTTTTCTATATAGACTTCACGATAGCTTACTGAGGTTTGTTATCGTTTGTATTATCTGGTGAATGCGATCCACCTTCACTGTCTTTTGGTTCTTCAGATTGTTGAGGTTTTTCCGTATTGATTTCAGGCTTTGATGCGCTTGCACCAGTACCAAAGGAACCCGTTACGTTACTTACCTTTTTATCTTCATCCCAACCTGCTGGCTCACGCACTGGACGTCGATTCATCAGATCATCAATCTGAGGCATATCGATAGTTTCATATTTCAACAATGCATCTTTAGTTGCATGCAAAATATCAATATTGTCTGTTAACGTTTTATAAGCCAACTGATAACAGTGGTCTAAGATAATTTTAATTTCTTCATCGACAATGCGAGCGGTTTCATCAGAAATGCCAGAACCATTACCAGAAGAACGACCTAAGAACGCTGGACCTTCCTCTTTAGAATACTGCATTGGACCTAAACGATCTGAGAAGCCCCATTGTGTGACCATGTTACGTGCTAAGTTTGTCGCAAACTGAATATCAGATGACGCACCGGTTGTGACTTTTTCACGACCATAAATCAACTCTTCTGCGATACGACCCGCATATGCCGTTGCAATCATCCCTTCCAGTTTTAGGCGGCTACGGCTGACTTCATCCCCTTCAGGTAAGAAGAAGGCCACACCGAGCGCTTGTCCACGAGGAACAATAGTCACCTTATGAACAGGGTCATGTTCAGGCATTAAGTGACCAACAATCATATGCCCACCTTCATGATAGGCGGTTGATTCTTTTTGTTCTTCCGTCATCATCAGAGAACGACGCTCAGCACCCATCCAAATTTTGTCACGCGCTTTTTCAAACTCAACCATCGAAACAACACGTTTATTTGCACGAGCGGCGAATAAAGCGGCTTCGTTAACTAAGTTTGCTAACTCAGCACCCGAGAAACCCGGTGTCGCACGAGCTAAGATAAAGGTATCAACACTTGGGTCGATAGGAACACGACGAATATGAACTTTTAAAATTTGTTCACGACCACGAACATCCGGTAGTCCAACAACAACCTGACGGTCGAAACGGCCTGGACGCAATAATGCAGGGTCAAGAACATCAGCACGGTTGGTCGCAGCAATAACGATAATCCCTTCATTGCCTTCGAAACCATCCATTTCAACCAACATTTGGTTCAATGTCTGTTCACGCTCATCGTGACCACCACCTAAACCGGCACCACGTTGACGACCTACAGCATCGATTTCATCGATGAAAATAATACAAGGCGCGGCTTTTTTCGCTTGTTCAAACATATCACGAACACGAGATGCACCAACACCCACAAACATTTCAACGAAATCAGAGCCTGAGATGGTAAAGAAGGGGACTTTTGCTTCACCAGCAATGGCTTTAGCAAGCAACGTCTTACCCGTACCTGGAGGGCCTACCATCAAAACGCCTTTAGGAATTTTACCACCCAGCTTTTGGAAACGAGCAGGTTCACGGAGGAAATCAACGATTTCACCGACTTCTTCTTTTGCTTCATCACAACCTGCAACATCCGCAAAAGTTGTTTTGATTTGATCTTCCGTCAGCATTCTAGCTTTGCTTTTACCGAATGACATCGCTCCCTTACCGCCACCACCTTGCATTTGGCGCATAAAGAAGATCCAGACACCGATTAGCAGAAGCATTGGGAACCAGGAAATAAAGATAGTTTGCAGAAAGCTAGGTTCTTCTGGTGGCTCACCAACGACAGTTACGTGCTTATTTAGTAGCGTGTCTAACAGCTTCTCGTCCTGCATAGGAAGATAAGTTGTATAGCGGCTATTATCAGCTTTTCTGACGTTTAATTCACGACCTGTGATACGAACTTCACGTACCTGATCCTGGGCTAACTCATTGATAAACGTAGAATAATCAACTCTGCGATTATTCGAATCGCTTGGGCCAAAACTCTGGAACAAGGACATCAGAACAACTGCGATGACTAACCAGAGAATCAGGTTTTTCGCCATGTCACTCAAGGGATTAACCTCATATTACAACTGTGTTAACAAATAACGTTCAGGGTACTACAGTTTTAGCCCTGTCGCTACAATGTATACTTCACGCGATCGTGCCCGCGAAGATTCGGGTTTACGAACTTTTACCTTCGTAAATAGGGAGCGGATATCCCTGAGGTACTCGTCAAAGCCTTCTCCCTGAAACACTTTAACAATAAAACTTCCCCCAGGTGCCAGCACAGCACGGCACATATCCAATGCTAACTCAACCAGATACATCGATCGAGGTATATCGACCGCGGGAGTCCCACTCATATTGGGAGCCATGTCAGACATGACTACCTGGACTTTTTTATCACCAACCCGCTCTAACAATGCTGCCAACACTGCTTCTTCACGAAAATCCCCTTGAAGGAAATCAACGCCGACAATCGGGTCCATAGGTAAAATATCACAAGCAATCACCCGGCCATTATTGCCTATTTGGCTGACAACATACTGTGACCAACCTCCGGGTGCTGCCCCCAAATCAACAACGGTCATGCCTGGTTTAAAAATTTTATCACCTTGCTGGATTTCATCCAGTTTAAACCATGCACGTGAGCGAAGCCCTTTCTTTTGTGCTTGCTGAACATATTTATCACTAAAATGTTCTTGCAACCAGCGACTTGAGCTTGCCGAACGTTTTTTATTGGCCATTGCATTTTCCAACTATACTAATAGAACACATCTATCCCCACTATTTTTCAAACTACATGACTATTCATCACTTCACAGACATGTAACACGAATTATTTTGGGTATTCATTGTTACTTCTTTACCATCCGACAGAGATTAATTGATGGTGATAGATATCAGATGGCGGTAGAATAAGCCATTTTCAATACTAACGAAGTAAAAAATCGATGAATCTTAACAAAAAACAAATCCAGCACCTGAAAAGCCTTGCTCATCACTTAAACCCAGTTGTTATGATTGGCAACAATGGATTAACTGAAGGCGTATTAGCAGAGATTGAACTTTCATTAGCTCATCATGAGCTTATCAAAGTCAAAATCGCAGGCGAAGATCGCGAAACTAAAAATTTGATCGCGGCGGCAATCGTTCGCGAAACGGGTGCTGCTAATGTACAAATTATAGGCAAGATACTTGTTCTCTACCGTCCATCGGCTGAGCGCAAAATTATTTTACCTAAATAATCACCCTTAATTTATATAAAAATGCCATTGAAGGCAGCTTTTATATGAAGAAAAAGGCCGCTAGCGGCCTTTTTCGCTAATACAGTAAAATAATATAACCAATTCAGTGAAATAGGAATCAGATATACTCAACTTTAAGAATTTCGAACTCAACATCACCGCCTGGGGTTTTAATCACAACCACATCATCGAGTTCTTTACCTATCAACCCGCGTGCAATCGGTGAATTGACAGAGATTAGATTAATTTTAATATCTGCTTCATCATCACCCACAATACGGTAAGTCAGTTCTTCATCTGTATCAACATTCAGAACAGTTACTGTTGCACCAAAGATCACACGACCATTATTTGCCATTTTAGTGACATCAATCACCTGAGCATGGGAAAGCTTTGATTCGATTTCTTGAATTCGACCTTCACAGAAACCCTGTTGTTCGCGCGCAGCATGATATTCTGCGTTTTCTTTCAAGTCACCGTGTTCACGAGCTTCGGCAATTGCTGCAATAATTTCCGGGCGGCGGACAGATTTAAGATGATCGAGCTCTTCTCGTAATTTATCTGCACCCAATACCGTCATTGGAATCTGTTTCATTGATAAATACCTCTGTTTCAATCCTATCTAAAAATAAGTATCTTCCTGATTTTTGTAACAACAGCACACTACCCCCCGTAAGAAAAAAGGGGGCGTTCGAACAATACACAGGCCGTGAATGACTCTTTAGTAACCATTCACACACTTATCTTATCACAATGCTTGCCATTCTAACGTAGAGTTAATAGCGGGTCATCGTTTACTTTTTCAGGCATTACACTTTAGTATGTACAGTATGTCTACCCTAATGCGTGAAATTTATGCCGTTATTAACACTCACCAGAAAATGGATCATCACTTTAGGACTTGTTTTGGCGACAGGACAAGCAGTTGCTATTCCGATTGATGATTATAAACAATATTTACCCGATGGTACTAACCTCGCTCTGGTTGCGCAAAAAGTCGGTAGCGATACGCCTATTATTGATTACAACGCACAGCAAATGGCACTGCCTGCTAGTACTCAAAAAGTCGTTACTGCACTCGCTGCACTTTTACAGCTTGGCCCTGATTACCGTTTTGTGACCAACTTTGAAACGGACGCCAAATTAAGTGGTAATACATTAACGGGCGATCTTGTTATCCGCTTTAGTGGCGATCCAACGCTCACTCGCCAGCAGATTCGCAATATGGTGAATGCATTAAGGCAGTTGGGGATCCACAAAATAGAGGGGGATCTCATTGTCGATATTTCGGCATTTACCAGCCATGATAAAGCGCCAGGCTGGGTGTGGAACGATATGACACAATGCTTCAGTGCGCCCCCTGCTGCGGCTATTATCGATAGAAACTGTTTTTCGGTCTCACTTTACCCCGCCCAGAAAGCGGGTGACATGGCCTATATCAAGGCTGCGAGTTTCTACCCCGTTAATATGTTTAGTGAAGTCAAAACATTAGCCCCAGGCGCTCCTGAAGGTCGCTATTGTGAACTTGACGTCGTGCCGGGCGAGTTAAATCGTTATACCTTAACAGGGTGCCTAGCTCAACGCAGTGAACCTCTACCACTCGCGTTTGCTGTACAAAATGGGGCTAGCTATTCTGGCGCTATTGTTAAAAATGAACTACAAAATGCAGACATTGAATTAACCGGTCATGTGAAAAAACGTACGCTACCAACGGCGCCATCACAGGTTTTAGTCAAAACGGAATCACAGCCACTGCATGATCTGCTCAAAGTCATGCTGAAAAAATCTGACAACATGATTGCTGATACCGTATTTCGTACTATCGGGCGTGACTATTATGGTGTCCCCGGAACATGGCGTTCCGGCTCCGATGCGGTTAGACAGATTTTAAAGCAGAAGGCAGGCATTGATTTAGGAAACACCGTAATGGTCGATGGCTCAGGCTTATCACGCCATAACCTAATTACGCCTGCAACTATGATGGAAATTTTACAGTTTATTGCCAAAAATGATCAGCAACTTGATTTTATTTCGATGCTGCCTCTTGCAGGACACGATGGCACGTTACGCTATCGTGGTGGGTTAGATGAAGCGGGCGTCAATGGCAAAGTTTCAGCAAAAACAGGTGCGTTACAAGGAGTCTATAACCTTGCTGGCTTTATAACTACTGCCAGTGGTCAACGAGTCGCCTTTGTACAATTTATTTCTGCCTATGCAGTACCACAGAATCAACAACGTAGTCGACGTGTTCCTTTGGTGCGTTTTGAAAGCAGACTCTATAAAGATCTTTTCCAAAAAAATTGATCACCTAACATGATCAAGACAAATAAAAAGGCGCGGTAATAAGCATCCGCGCCTTTTTCATATCAGTCGATTGACTTATTTTTGATAGATGATTTCGACACCTTCGTCATCATCTTCATCCCAATCGTCATCCCAATCATCCAGATCTTCGGCACCCTCTAGTTGCTCTTTGTGGTAGTCATCCCACATAAATTCAACTTTTTCAGGTTGTTTTTCATCTTCAGTGACGGCCATATCACGTGGTTGAGTTTCCATAAACTCCATGATATCCCAGCACAGGGCTTTTACGCCTTCATGATTCACCGCAGAGATCATGTAGTATTTGTCTTCCCAGCCCATGGCTTTGGCAATTTCAGCCGCACGCTTAGCAGACTCTTCAGGGCCAAGAATGTCGACTTTGTTAAAGACCAACCAGCGTGGTTTTTCAGCGAGTTTTTCACTGTATTTTTCGAGTTCGCTAATAATGATCTTCGCATTTTCTACTGGATCAGATTCATCAATTGGGCAAATGTCGATTAAATGCAATAAAACGCGACAACGCTCTAGGTGCTTAAGGAAACGGATCCCTAGACCTGCGCCTTCAGCTGCCCCCTCGATCAATCCAGGAATATCTGCAACCACAAAGCTTTTTTCGTTATCCATCCGTACGACACCGAGACTTGGCACTAAGGTGGTGAATGGATAATCTGCAACTTTTGGCTTTGCAGCTGATACAGAGCGAATAAAGGTAGACTTACCTGCATTCGGCATCCCTAACATACCGACATCTGCCAAGAGCATTAATTCTAACATCAGTTCACGCGTTTCACCTGGAGTACCCATCGTGCGTTGACGTGGTGCACGGTTAACTGAAGATTTAAAACGGGTGTTACCTAGGCCATGAAAACCGCCCTTAGCAACCATTTGACGCTGTTCATGGCGCGTCATATCACCCAGTACCTCACCGGTACCAAGATCGCGTATACGCGTTCCTACAGGGACTTTAATCGTGATATCTTGACCACGCTTACCGGTACAGTCACGGCTTTGTCCATTTTGCCCACGCTCAGCGCGGAAAGATTTTTCAAAGCGATAATCGATGAGTGTATTGAGGTTCTCATCTGCTTGCAGGTAAACGTCACCGCCGTCACCGCCGTCACCGCCGTCAGGTCCACCTTTTGGAATATATTTTTCACGACGGAAGCTGACACAACCATTGCCGCCATCTCCCGCCACAACCAAAATCTTGGCTTCATCTACAAATTTCATAATTCTTTCTCCGTATGATAGCCATTATAGTGCTGGATGGCCGCGTTACCCAGAGATGGCGTATTTTGAATATAAAAAGCCCCGCAAAAAGTTTTTGCAGGGCTTTAATTCGAATTAAAAGTCAGAAAACTTATTCAGCTTCGATGCTGATAAATTTACGATTTTGAGGACCTTTAACTTCAAATTTAACTTTTCCGTCCGCTAAAGCGTACAGAGTGTGGTCACGGCCACAACCTACGTTGTTACCTGCGTGGAACTTAGTACCACGTTGACGAACGATGATGCTACCTGCTAATACAGCTTCGCCACCGAAACGTTTTACACCCAGACGTTTTGCTTCTGAATCGCGACCGTTACGAGTCGAGCCGCCAGCCTTTTTGTGTGCCATTAATCTGCTCTCCTAAATCTTAAGCGATGCCAGTGATCTTAACATCAGTGAACCACTGACGGTGACCCTGTTGTTTACGGCTGTGTTTACGACGACGGAATTTGACGATCTTAACTTTATCGCCACGACCGTGTGCAACCACTTCCGCTTTCACTTTTACGCCTTCAACGACAGGAGCGCCAATTTTGATATCGTCGCCATTAGCAACCATCAGAACGTGATCAAATTCAACAGTTTCACCTGTTGCGATGTCCAGCTTTTCTAGGCGGACAGTTTGACCTTCGCTAACTCGGTGTTGTTTACCACCACTTTGGAAAACCGCGTACATATTAACTCCGCTTTCCGCGTACTCGCTAAATAATTTAATTCCAGAGTACGCTATAAAATATTCACAATAGGGCGCGAATTCTACGCAAAAAAGCGTCAGAACACAAGCCAATAATGCAGTTAGATCACAAAAAAACCGACTTTTTTATTCCATGCACAGGTTAGCCGCTAAATTATGATGAATAACTCGAATTGTTACTTATTTAAACATTTTTTGCATTACAACTAATTATCTTAGAAATATTAATGTTATGCTTACAGGATAACTGTTTTATTGGCGGCACCTTTTTTTAGCAACAGGTGACGGCTAAAATCTTATAATATGAATAAATTACGATGAATTTAGAATCTATTGTTGAACTAACTACAGAGGATATGTCAGCGGTTAACGAGGCAATCCTCAGTCAATTGAATTCAGACGTTGCGCTCATTAACCAGCTTGGTTATTACATTGTTAGCGGTGGTGGGAAAAGGATCCGTCCAATGATCGCAGTGCTGGCAGGACGATCTCTTGGCTATTCAGGGCATAAACATATTCAAGTTGCTGCCCTGATCGAGTTTATCCATACAGCCACTTTATTACATGATGATGTGGTCGACGAATCGGATATGCGCCGTGGCAAACAAACTGCCAATGCTGTTTTCGGCAATGCGGCAAGCGTACTGGTAGGAGACTTTATTTATACTCGATCCTTCCAGATGATGACGGATCTTGACTCTATGCGCGTATTGAAGTTGATGTCAGAAGCCACAAACGTCATCGCAGAAGGTGAAGTTTTACAGCTAATGAACTGTAACGATCCGAACATTACTGAAGAAAACTATATGCAAGTGATCTACAGTAAAACAGCCCGCTTATTTGAAGCTGCTGCACATGCTTCGGCGATTTTAGCCTCTGCAACTCCCGAGCAAGAGAAAGCCTTACAGGACTATGGCCGTTATTTAGGTACAGCCTTTCAATTGATTGATGATCTGTTAGATTATGATGCCGATAATACGCAACTCGGTAAAAATACGGGTGATGATCTTGATGAAGGGAAACCAACGCTTCCTCTTCTGCATGCAATGAATCATGGCACTGGAGAAGAAGCTAAATTGATCCGCCAAGCGATCGAGCAAGGTAATGGTCGTCATCTGCTAGAGACAGTACTCGCTACCATGAAACGTTGTGGCTCGCTCGAGTATACTTATACCCGCGCACAGGAAGAGTCGCAAAAAGCCATTGATGCCTTAAGTGTTCTCGATGATTCAATATACAAAGAAGCGCTTATCGGTCTTGCTAACGTCGCGATTTCACGTCATTCATAGTTCTCTATGCCATTAGGGGATGAAATTATTCTTCCCCTTT of the Providencia stuartii genome contains:
- the glmM gene encoding phosphoglucosamine mutase is translated as MSNRKFFGTDGIRGKVGDSPITPDFVLKLGWAAGKVLARHGSRKIIIGKDTRISGYMLESSLEAGLAAAGLSASFTGPMPTPAVAYLTRTFRAEAGIVISASHNPYDDNGIKFFSIDGTKLPDEVEEAIEAEMEKPITCVESAELGRANRIVDAAGRYIEFCKGTFPSEQSLSSLKVVIDCANGATYHIAPNVFRELGAEVIAIGCEPNGININEKCGATDVRMLQERVLAEKADVGLAFDGDGDRLIMVDHEGNKVDGDQILYIIAREALRQGQLKGGVVGTLMSNMGLEIALKQLGIPFERAKVGDRYVLEKLQEKGWRMGAENSGHIILLDKTTTGDGIVAGLQVLSAMVRNQMSLHDLCSGMKLLPQVLVNVRFSGSHDPLQSEAVLAANEQVEKELAGKGRVLLRKSGTEPLIRVMVEGENEAEVLAMANRIADAVKAEG
- the folP gene encoding dihydropteroate synthase, producing the protein MKIRAKGCELDLSAPKVMGILNVTPDSFSDGGTHNRYHDALEHAAKMVNEGASIIDIGGESTRPGAADVSINEELDRVIPIVEAIAKRFDVWISVDTSKAEVMSEAAKAGMHLINDIRSLHEEGSLEVAAQSGLPVCIMHMQGQPRTMQDAPNYENVVREVKEYFNTEIERCVAAGIDRQQIILDPGFGFGKNLQHNYQLLANLDQFHDFGLPLLAGMSRKSMIGNLLSVPPQERLVGSVACATIAAMKGAQIIRVHDVKETVQAMQIVQMTLSEKEKLAYE
- the ftsH gene encoding ATP-dependent zinc metalloprotease FtsH, which translates into the protein MAKNLILWLVIAVVLMSLFQSFGPSDSNNRRVDYSTFINELAQDQVREVRITGRELNVRKADNSRYTTYLPMQDEKLLDTLLNKHVTVVGEPPEEPSFLQTIFISWFPMLLLIGVWIFFMRQMQGGGGKGAMSFGKSKARMLTEDQIKTTFADVAGCDEAKEEVGEIVDFLREPARFQKLGGKIPKGVLMVGPPGTGKTLLAKAIAGEAKVPFFTISGSDFVEMFVGVGASRVRDMFEQAKKAAPCIIFIDEIDAVGRQRGAGLGGGHDEREQTLNQMLVEMDGFEGNEGIIVIAATNRADVLDPALLRPGRFDRQVVVGLPDVRGREQILKVHIRRVPIDPSVDTFILARATPGFSGAELANLVNEAALFAARANKRVVSMVEFEKARDKIWMGAERRSLMMTEEQKESTAYHEGGHMIVGHLMPEHDPVHKVTIVPRGQALGVAFFLPEGDEVSRSRLKLEGMIATAYAGRIAEELIYGREKVTTGASSDIQFATNLARNMVTQWGFSDRLGPMQYSKEEGPAFLGRSSGNGSGISDETARIVDEEIKIILDHCYQLAYKTLTDNIDILHATKDALLKYETIDMPQIDDLMNRRPVREPAGWDEDKKVSNVTGSFGTGASASKPEINTEKPQQSEEPKDSEGGSHSPDNTNDNKPQ
- the rlmE gene encoding 23S rRNA (uridine(2552)-2'-O)-methyltransferase RlmE, which produces MANKKRSASSSRWLQEHFSDKYVQQAQKKGLRSRAWFKLDEIQQGDKIFKPGMTVVDLGAAPGGWSQYVVSQIGNNGRVIACDILPMDPIVGVDFLQGDFREEAVLAALLERVGDKKVQVVMSDMAPNMSGTPAVDIPRSMYLVELALDMCRAVLAPGGSFIVKVFQGEGFDEYLRDIRSLFTKVKVRKPESSRARSREVYIVATGLKL
- the yhbY gene encoding ribosome assembly RNA-binding protein YhbY, with the protein product MNLNKKQIQHLKSLAHHLNPVVMIGNNGLTEGVLAEIELSLAHHELIKVKIAGEDRETKNLIAAAIVRETGAANVQIIGKILVLYRPSAERKIILPK
- the greA gene encoding transcription elongation factor GreA produces the protein MKQIPMTVLGADKLREELDHLKSVRRPEIIAAIAEAREHGDLKENAEYHAAREQQGFCEGRIQEIESKLSHAQVIDVTKMANNGRVIFGATVTVLNVDTDEELTYRIVGDDEADIKINLISVNSPIARGLIGKELDDVVVIKTPGGDVEFEILKVEYI
- the dacB gene encoding serine-type D-Ala-D-Ala carboxypeptidase → MPLLTLTRKWIITLGLVLATGQAVAIPIDDYKQYLPDGTNLALVAQKVGSDTPIIDYNAQQMALPASTQKVVTALAALLQLGPDYRFVTNFETDAKLSGNTLTGDLVIRFSGDPTLTRQQIRNMVNALRQLGIHKIEGDLIVDISAFTSHDKAPGWVWNDMTQCFSAPPAAAIIDRNCFSVSLYPAQKAGDMAYIKAASFYPVNMFSEVKTLAPGAPEGRYCELDVVPGELNRYTLTGCLAQRSEPLPLAFAVQNGASYSGAIVKNELQNADIELTGHVKKRTLPTAPSQVLVKTESQPLHDLLKVMLKKSDNMIADTVFRTIGRDYYGVPGTWRSGSDAVRQILKQKAGIDLGNTVMVDGSGLSRHNLITPATMMEILQFIAKNDQQLDFISMLPLAGHDGTLRYRGGLDEAGVNGKVSAKTGALQGVYNLAGFITTASGQRVAFVQFISAYAVPQNQQRSRRVPLVRFESRLYKDLFQKN
- the cgtA gene encoding Obg family GTPase CgtA → MKFVDEAKILVVAGDGGNGCVSFRREKYIPKGGPDGGDGGDGGDVYLQADENLNTLIDYRFEKSFRAERGQNGQSRDCTGKRGQDITIKVPVGTRIRDLGTGEVLGDMTRHEQRQMVAKGGFHGLGNTRFKSSVNRAPRQRTMGTPGETRELMLELMLLADVGMLGMPNAGKSTFIRSVSAAKPKVADYPFTTLVPSLGVVRMDNEKSFVVADIPGLIEGAAEGAGLGIRFLKHLERCRVLLHLIDICPIDESDPVENAKIIISELEKYSEKLAEKPRWLVFNKVDILGPEESAKRAAEIAKAMGWEDKYYMISAVNHEGVKALCWDIMEFMETQPRDMAVTEDEKQPEKVEFMWDDYHKEQLEGAEDLDDWDDDWDEDDDEGVEIIYQK
- the rpmA gene encoding 50S ribosomal protein L27 gives rise to the protein MAHKKAGGSTRNGRDSEAKRLGVKRFGGEAVLAGSIIVRQRGTKFHAGNNVGCGRDHTLYALADGKVKFEVKGPQNRKFISIEAE
- the rplU gene encoding 50S ribosomal protein L21, coding for MYAVFQSGGKQHRVSEGQTVRLEKLDIATGETVEFDHVLMVANGDDIKIGAPVVEGVKVKAEVVAHGRGDKVKIVKFRRRKHSRKQQGHRQWFTDVKITGIA
- the ispB gene encoding octaprenyl diphosphate synthase — translated: MNLESIVELTTEDMSAVNEAILSQLNSDVALINQLGYYIVSGGGKRIRPMIAVLAGRSLGYSGHKHIQVAALIEFIHTATLLHDDVVDESDMRRGKQTANAVFGNAASVLVGDFIYTRSFQMMTDLDSMRVLKLMSEATNVIAEGEVLQLMNCNDPNITEENYMQVIYSKTARLFEAAAHASAILASATPEQEKALQDYGRYLGTAFQLIDDLLDYDADNTQLGKNTGDDLDEGKPTLPLLHAMNHGTGEEAKLIRQAIEQGNGRHLLETVLATMKRCGSLEYTYTRAQEESQKAIDALSVLDDSIYKEALIGLANVAISRHS